A stretch of DNA from Labrus mixtus chromosome 6, fLabMix1.1, whole genome shotgun sequence:
TACAGTACATGAGAAGGAAACCCCATAACGCCTTCCCTTTCCTGggacaaaaatgaataaattgatAAATACGATCAAAAGTAGCGGATACAGGAAAAAACTGTAGGAAAACAATGTGCAAATTGACTCGCTTCTACTCGAAACGTGTATTCCGGAGTTGCAGTCATTGGTTGTCCATTTGTCACCCTTTTAAAGctccctctgcctccctccctcccacaccGGCTCTCCTAAGCATCTCCAGTCTACATATCTTCTTTAGCTTTAACGAGCCTCGTTAAGATCGCAATAATATTCCACCCTCTAATTGCTCATTCCATTCAGCAGATAGGCGAGCATTGGCTTGTGCCTGATGCGCGCGGTGCGGTGGGAGGGTTGCTGTGGAGATCGGAGACTCTGATAACCCCCCGTGCGTGCTTCACAAGTGGTGAAAGCCTCGCGCTACGTACTGGCTAATGATTGGCACGCTTGACAGTGATTGGCAGGGCTGCCATGACAACGCTACAACGACACCAAGAAGACCAAtagaaaagggaaacaaaatgtttcaatgCTACACTCAACGGCGGATTTAGGGGGGAGATATTATGAGGCTGGTGTCATTAGGCGATAGCCATTGAATCATTCAATCTTTTTTACCGGCCGGGTTTTTTCGGTTTTTCCCTTTTCTCgttaattttcttttctctcaggTCATTTCCATGGTTTTCAGATCGCCTTTAGAGCTTTATCCCTCCCATTTCTTCCTGCCAAACTTCGCTGATCGCCCTCTGCTCCTGGCGAACAGCGCTCCCACCACCAGGTCTCCAGAAGACTTGTCCATGTTTCAGCTACCGACTCTCAACTTCTCCCCGGAGCAGGTGGCGAGCGTCTGCGAGACGCTGGAGGAGACCGGGGACATCGAACGGCTGGGCCGCTTCCTCTGGTCCCTGCCAGTGGCTCCGGGAGCGTGTGAGGCGATCAACAAGCACGAGTCCATCCTGCGCGCCCGGGCCGTGGTGGCGTTCCACACGGGGAATTTTAGAGACCTGTACCACATCCTGGAGAACCACAAGTTCACCAAGGACTCACACGGCAAACTGCAGGCCATGTGGTTGGAAGCACACTACCAGGAGGCCGAGAAGCTCCGCGGACGTCCCCTCGGACCGGTCGATAAGTACCGGGTGCGGAAGAAGTTTCCGCTGCCTCGGACCATCTGGGACGGTGAGCAGAAGACGCACTGTTTCAAAGAGCGGACACGGAGCCTGCTGAGGGAGTGGTACCTTCAGGACCCGTATCCAAACCCAAGCAAGAAAAGGGAACTGGCTCAAGCCACTGGACTCACTCCTACACAGGTCGGAAACTGGTTTAAAAACCGGAGGCAACGAGACAGAGCTGCGGCGGCCAAAAACAGGTTGgtgctttcttctttttctttttaaatccacaCAGCCGACACGCAACAATGTTGGAAAGTTCGCGTAAAATGCTTAAACGAAGATTTGAAGTTGAGTTTTTAATAAACATGTAGTAGTGTTTACAGACAGAGACTGTCTAGGGAAAAGACGAGTCTGTCTGCAGGGGGAGGGAGCAAGCTGCGCCGACATTTTTGTTATGATGTGAAAATAagatgaacacaaaaaaagactgcTGATGCTTTACTTAACATCCAAAACTGTCTTCAaaaatataatgtatttttaGTTTCATATAAAAGCCTCTTCAACGTTTCGCTTGACAGGAAATGGGACTTTGCGGGTCTGTCCAGCTGAATTTTGAATTCTAAGATATAACAAACATACAGGTTATGTTAAAAGTCATATGCTTTGATGCCTAAATAACTCcgatttaaataataaaaaatatatattacaatcaCAAACCAAACGGCTGTTAACCCGGACATGAGCTGCAGAGTATAGCTTTTATAGGATCAGCTTGTTTATCTTTTCGATTGGAGTGAAAGTGTAGAAATAAAAGTCAAAGAGAGCTTTGaatatttttgtaaacattatTGTACTTCACACATTCTAGACACACGTGTATTCAGATGAAGATGGTGTAAACATCcatataaataattatttaagatatattttctttatattttgtaaaGCATGGCATAAACAGTACTGGATTAAATTTACTACTTGTATTTATCCAAATCTAAAATGTCTCTACtcctttgaatatattgaaattGTAATTCActgcaaatattttttaaatatattcatatttaaaatattaaagcagTGCTATGTTTTATTTCAGCTACACAACGCATAGACTCATCATTACCATGCCGTACAAGGCTTTTATAATTTAAACATCACATGTTACTTAGAATTGTTGAAAAAGATTATCCTAAAGGATAATACAGATATTACTGATATTACTTGACTAAAATGAGCATGCGTATTAAAAACAGCATTTGCAGCACGTAGGCTGCATTGAGAGTGGTATCATTCCATTGAAATGCTATAAttgattagaaaataaaacGGAGAGGACTTAGCCATATGAATACTATTCTAATCTTTTTGCTAAATGAAGAGATATATTTCCAGCCTGACATTATCCCGCCGTGATCGAGTTATTACCGTGAGTGGATTGGAGATAATCATTTAGGATGATTGAAGTAAACCTGGAGCTTCACgtcactcattcacacacttcCACTTCAATCAGACTAAAAATAAGTGTGTTGAATCATCGTGACATTCTGCACATGGACAAAGGCCtatattcttttaaaataaacgaTAATCATTTGCTTATGAAGCTGCAGGGTCACGGGGGATTTTTGACCGAAATAAAATCGTTCAGTGAGGAAGAACAATGATAAAAGTGGAGCAAATGCAGCTCAAAACAGACTGCAAATAAACAGCTAAAGTCTAAAAATGTCATTCAACTGCTCTTTTAAGACAAACCAAGTTGGATTTAAAGCTTATTTTCTGGTATTGATGTGACTTAATTTAGATTCCAGGTTGCTGACTTGCGCGTTCATCGTGTCTACTTtggcaggaaaacaaaacaaaactccatTACATTTCTTCCAACATTTAGCAGTCTAAATAGTGCTGTGTTTTGTCCCCCTGAAAGCTGGCTATTTGATAAAAGCATGCATGCATGGCTGGGGCCGgcagggggaaagaaaaggcGAGTTTGAACCCCTATTTtgcacgaggaggaggagggtgagggggGACATTCTCAGGTCTAATTGccatttctctcatttttttttcttcttctcttttccccctcctcccctcctcctacTTCTcgctt
This window harbors:
- the six3a gene encoding homeobox protein SIX3a, whose translation is MVFRSPLELYPSHFFLPNFADRPLLLANSAPTTRSPEDLSMFQLPTLNFSPEQVASVCETLEETGDIERLGRFLWSLPVAPGACEAINKHESILRARAVVAFHTGNFRDLYHILENHKFTKDSHGKLQAMWLEAHYQEAEKLRGRPLGPVDKYRVRKKFPLPRTIWDGEQKTHCFKERTRSLLREWYLQDPYPNPSKKRELAQATGLTPTQVGNWFKNRRQRDRAAAAKNRLQHQAIGPSGMRSLSEAGLTPHSSAESPSTAASPTTSVSSMTERVDTGTSILSVTSSDSECDV